The Leptospira brenneri genomic sequence GAATGTATGGTGAGATGATAGGCCATAAACCGAAAGCAATTAAGATCCTAATTGATAATCAAGTCATTGTCCTTGATCAAATCAAAATGGTTTTTGAAACAAAATCTGGTTATAAAGTTGGAGTGATAGGACCTTAAATTTTGTAATCTGATTGTAATAATTAGTTCACATAAACGTAACTCAATCGAATCCCCTTTTCATTTACTTACACGTAAATTCTAGAAGCTTGGCTCTGAAGGAATTTATGAAATCAATCAAGACACTTCTTACCTTATCCTTATTGGTCTTTTTTTCAACTTTTAGCTTATATGCACAAAGTAATGGATCAATTCGAGGAACTATCATTGATTCAGAAAACGGAGAACCTGTATTTGGTGCTACTATCGTTGTTCGATCAGAGAAAAAATTTGCAAAAACTGATTTTGATGGAAAGTATAATTTAGAACTTCCTCCGGGTACATATCAGGTGGAATATCAAATGTATGGTTATGGCCCGCAAAATAGAACGATTGTCGTATCTGCCGGGAAACCTGTCAGTATGAATGTAACATTTGGTGCTCAAGTGTTACAAACTGTTGAAGTGAAGGATCGTGCAATCAATGAATCGGACTCTTCCTTACTACAATTACAAAAAAAATCAGCAACGGTTTCAGATGCAATTGGTGCTGAATCGATTAAAAAATCACCAGATTCATCCGCTGGTGATGTGATTAAAAGGGTCACAGGGATTACATTAATTGGTGGTAAGTATGTATTTGTTCGAGGTTTAGGGGAAAGATATTCATCAACATATTTAAATGATGCATACATTCCTTCCACGGAACCAGACAAAAGGGTAGTACCTTTAGATTTGTTTCCAGCCAATTTAATTAAAAACATTCGCGTAATAAAAACTTTTGTGCCGGAAGAGTCGGCGGAGTTCTCTGGCGGACTTGTTAAAATTGAAACGAAAGAATATCCTGATGAATTTACGATGAAAGTCGGATTTGGAGTTGGTTATAACGGAAATACTACGAGAAAGAAATGGCAAACGTTCGAAGGTGGAGATTTCTTTGGAAGGCCAACTGCCAATCAGGAACTTCCTTCTGCTGTAAAAGCTGTTCCCGATTTTTTACCTTTTGAACCCGGAAGTCGTTTTGGTGGAATCAATCCTACTTTGATTAACGTAGGTGGTACTTCTTTTCCATCACAATGGACACCAGATACTACAAAAGCACCTTATGACAAAAACTTTAACTTAACTGTAGGAAATACTTTTAAATTAACTGAATCTGGACAAAGACTTGGTGTTATATTTGGTACTACCCATTCTGTCGATTATCGGTTTAGACGTCAAAAAGATGTGAGATACATTCCTGCAAACCCAGTGTCTCTTTCTGCTAAAGATTTAACCACTGTTTCACCATTGCAAACACAAGATGCTGATATCTATGTTGAAGATCGATTGTTCGGAAATAATTTAAACTTTGCTTATGAACCGATGAGCGGCCAACAATTCTTCTTGAAGAATTTTTATTCAGTTTCATCCGAGAAATCAGTTCGAGAATCTGTAGGAACAAATAATATTGATAATTTCCAATTTTTCTCTCAAACCAATGACTTCATTAGTAGACAATTGTTTAACTCAAGTTTTGGAGGAAAACATGCGATCAATTTGGGGTCTTTGAGTAGGCCACATACGCTTGATTGGCAAGTGAACTATGGTGAGGCAAAAAGAGATGAGCCGAATTTGACTCAACAAGTATGGCGAAGACCTCAAACAAGTTCTGTAACAACCGTTCCAACAAGGCTGGGAAATAACCCCGATGGTTCAAGGTTTTACTCTACTTCCAATGATACCGTTAGAAGTTTTAGTGTTGCTTATGAAATTCCTTTTGATCAATGGAACGGACTTAAATCCTCATTTAAATTTGGTGGGTCAGCATTAGATCGCTTTAAATCGTTTACTTTTAGAGAATTTGGGTCTAAATCAAACGTTGGGGCCTCTACAACTGATTTATACCCGGTACCTGGAGAAATTGTTTATAATCCTATAGAGTTCTTGCGAACAAATAGTACAGGGCTTGCAAACAGGACTTTTTCCGAAAGACAAGTAGAGCCAAATGCTTATGATGCTTATCAAAAGTTACATTCCTATTTTTCTCAATTTGATGTTCCATTATTTCCTAAATTTCGATTCATTGGGGGAGCTCGTTATGAAGACTCCTATCAAAAAGTAAAAACATTTGTGCTTAAAGAGCAGTTCGATGTCAGACGACCAGGTTATGGTTGTGATACAGGTTCGGAAGGAGAACGAATTCTTTTAGTAAAGAATAACATTTGTTCTGCAGATAATAATGGTGTTGGTGAAATAAGAACAAAAGACGTTCTTCCGAGTGTAAATTTTGTATATGAATTTCTACAAGACCAAAATTTACGGTTTGGATATACTCAGACGCTCACTAGACCAGATTTCCGCGAAATGTCTCCGTTCGCATTCACTCCTTATTTCGGTGGAGATCGAATTCGAGGTAATCCAAATCTTCAAAGAACTTACATTCATAACTTTGACTTTCGTTATGAATACTTTATGGGTGGTGCAAACTATATCGGAGCGGGAGTCTTTCATAAAGATCTTTCTAACCCTATCGAGCTAATTGGACAACCAGTAGCGGGTCAAATTTCGCCATTCTTCACTTATGCAAATGCTAGTCGGGCAACCATTCGAGGTGTTGAATTAGATTTCCGAAGAGAGTTTTTTGATAAATTCCGTTTTGAAACGAATGTGTTCTTTATCAAATCTCTTGTAAATGTTATCTCTTGGGAACAATATACAATTTCGAAAGCAGGATTGTTAGATCCAATTGATAGAAGTTTTTCTTACGATCCCACAAACATTCGAAGACCATTACAAGGACAGTCTGACTTCGTAGCAAACTTGAAGTTTGATGTGTATTTGAATAAACTAAAAACAACCACGATTGGTTTATACTACAACTACTTTGGTGACCGGATCTTTGTCGTTGGTGCGAACGGTACTCCAGATGCCTATGAACGTGGTGTTGGTTTAACGGATATTGTTTTCTCCCATAAAATAGACGATAAACTTGATTTTAAATTTGCGGCAAAAAACGTAACGGACCAACGATTTAAAATTTATGTAAAGGATGAATTGCTTAACGAAGAAAAACTTTTCCGTTCATATCGTGAAGGGGTTTCCTTTTCGATGTCAATGGGATATAAATTCTAAAATAATTTCATAGACCCTGCAACTGCGGGGTCTCTCTCATTCTAAAACTAGACAATTTCTTTCTTTTTATTAAATACTTCTTCCCCATTGAATAAGATTCAATAGATAAGTACAATACCTAATCACCTATCAATTTCTTCCTTGTTTTTCTAGAACTTCAGATACAGAATTCTGAAATGAAAAAGAAAACAAATGCCAGCTCTTCACTTTTGAAATTTGCTATCTTATGGAATTTAAAATTTGTTTTAAGTTGTCTTTTAGTTCCTAATCTTTCCTTTCTTTCTGCCGAATCAGACATCGTTTTAGACATCAATCAAATCGCCGAAAAAACAGAACGTATTTCACTTAAGTTACCTTCTGATCATTCCTATCTTACGACGACATCTACTTCTTATACAAATGCTATGTCTGATGGAACTCCTGCTCCCAAGATCGTACACAATGGCACAGAAGAATATTACTTAGTCTATAATGATGGTAATTCTAATGGCAGAATTGTAAGTTTAAATTCTAAATTTAAAATTTTGAAAGAACTCGTAAGTTTAAAAAATTTTCGAATAGAAGATACCATTGCCGATTCAAATGGACTAACTCTTTTAGTATCTGCATTTGATGTGGAAAAAAAAGGAAATTTTGAAACTAAAAATTTTCATTCGGCTTATATCAATCAATACACAACTACTGGAAAATTAAACTTTAGTATTAAAATAGTTGGAACAAAAGAATACAAAAAAGTTGGTGACCAAGGTATCGATACAGTTTTTGGAACTTTAACTCTGGAAAAAACAGCTGACAATTATTATGCGACCTATTTTTCAACTTATCGAAAGTGGGACGATGGTGTTACCCATCAAAGTGAGTATTTGGCATTGTTTGACAGTTCTGGAAACAGAGTGATGAAGTCGGATAATCAATCTCCAGAAGGTTTTACTTGGAATGTGAGTCATAGTTTTCGGCCAAGATTTATTAACGATGGAAAACAATTGGTAATGGTTACGGTAGGGGATGCCTATCCAAGAGGGCTCGTTGTCGATAGTTTTCCAAATAAAAACCGTGAAATACCGATTGTGGTTCCCAAAGCAGGACCAAATGAAACTTACCAATATGTTCCAATATCAACAGGAGATTTATATTCGAAAGATGGTACAACTTGGATTACATTTGATTCTAATTTAGATCGTTCATCTTATGATATTGGTTTAATGATTAAAAAAGATGAAGTTCTTTCTAAACCCATTTATTTAACCAATACAACGAAACAGAGAGAAAGAATTCCAAGAATTGTTCCATATGGAAAAGATCATCTCTTTCTTATGTGGATGACAGATGATGGCAACGATAAAGACAAATGGTTTCCCAAAATAGAAAAGATGAAACTGGAAGTTTGTTTGATCAAAAAAGACGGGAACTTAGTTTCCAAACCACAAAACTTCGGTTCACCTAATTTATTTTTTCGTGCAGCGGCACGTTTTTTCCAGTTGCCTGATGGTCGTTTTGGTTGGGTTAACGATCTGACTGGGTTTGCTGACCAATTAGAAATTGTTTTAGTATCACCTTACAAACAGGAACTTAATGTTGCTTCACCAAATGTAGATATCGAATCACCAGTAGCGAATATAAAATTGGATCCTAAACTTAACCAACCTATGATTGCAGCTATTTATAATGGAAATGAAGCTGAAGCAATTTCGCTTTTGAGTCAAGGAGCAGATCCAAATGCATTGTATGAAGGTTGGTCAGCTTTGTTATACGCTGCATACTTTGGACGAACCGATTCAGTAAAAGCACTTCTTTCCTATCATGCAAATACAGATTTTACTGTAGATGGATGGAATGCTCTTCGATTATCGGAAGTTAGAGGACATAGTCAAATTGTTGCCTTGTTACAACCATTGACTAAGGCATTGTCGAGATCTATGACGAAAACACCAAATCCTAAAAACCCATTCAATATAAATATTCAGGGAAGGAATCTTCGATCAGAGATTGAACCACCAGGATTCAATCATAATCTAAATCAATTGGGAAAACCAATCAATTGATTTCCCAATTTTCTTGGAAGTGAATCAGACGAACTAATCCATTTCTCCTTTATTTCCCCTCAGGATTCACTATGATTGGTAACCCGTCTTTTCCATTAGGAACAAAGATCATTTTGTTATTTGGATTTTCCATAGCTTTCAATTGGATGTATTTAGGAGTTAATGATTCGGAAATCATCTTTTGAGCTTTTGCTTGGGCTTCAGCTTCGATAAGCACAGCTTTGGCTCTACCATCCGCAGTGATCTGTTGAATTTCTGCATCTCGTTTCGCGATATTGATTTCGAACTTCATCTGTTCTTGTTCTTGTTGTTTGGTTAGTTTGCTTTCAATTGCTTTTAGAATGGAAGGACTATATTCAACATCATCAATGATCACATCATCGATTTCGACATGTTTGTCTTTTAACTTTTCTGCTAAGGACTTTTTAATCTGTGATGAAACGTTCGGTGTTTCTTTGGAAATAGAAACCATATTGTAAGCAGAGAGAATGTTTCGAATTGCGGTTCGGAATTGTGGTTTGACTACCTTATCATAATAATCTCTTCCAATTTCCATTTCTAGATCATAAATTTCGTTTTGGATCGGCCGGATGATGATTGCTGCGCTCACAGTGATTGTTAAATCATCGCGAGTGAGTACTTCCACTTTTTCTTGGTGGCTTGTCCATTGGATCGAGTAAACATAAACGCTGTTCCAGGGCATATAAGTTTGTACCCGTGACTCTAAGGGTTTTTGACTCAGTCCCGTACTATACGGTCGCCACATAAGCCCCACTTCCCCAGGGGTAATGATCGATAGGCAGGAAACAAAGAAAAGGCCCACCCCTAAAATGGGTAGGAACTGGAAACTTGTTGGAAAAATGGATCGACGTTTCATAGTTAAACCATTAGACTAAAACTGATGTTACAAGTTCTATCCAGCCGATTTTTAATCCAAATCCATTCCTTTGTCATTTTTTTGCTACTGGTTGGGTTTAGTTTCTCTTGTACGGAAGACGAAACAGTGATCAAAGCTCCTATGAGCCGGGAGCACCGACTCTTTCTCGCTGTGGAAAAAGGAAATTTAGAATTAGTAAAAGAACTTTTGAGCGAAGGTGTTTCCATCAATGCAAAAGATTCTTTAGGTAATTCCCCTCTCATCAAAGCGGCGGATGAAGAAGAATTAGTGATCGCTAAATTTTTGATCCAAAGAGGTGCCAATGTCAACCTTCGCAATCTCACCGGAGAAACAGCGATCTACCGAGCTGTGTACCGAGGAAATCTCGATTTGGTTAAACTTTTGGTAGGTGCCGGGGCAGAAACAAAAGTCAAAACTGTCGG encodes the following:
- a CDS encoding TonB-dependent receptor, coding for MKSIKTLLTLSLLVFFSTFSLYAQSNGSIRGTIIDSENGEPVFGATIVVRSEKKFAKTDFDGKYNLELPPGTYQVEYQMYGYGPQNRTIVVSAGKPVSMNVTFGAQVLQTVEVKDRAINESDSSLLQLQKKSATVSDAIGAESIKKSPDSSAGDVIKRVTGITLIGGKYVFVRGLGERYSSTYLNDAYIPSTEPDKRVVPLDLFPANLIKNIRVIKTFVPEESAEFSGGLVKIETKEYPDEFTMKVGFGVGYNGNTTRKKWQTFEGGDFFGRPTANQELPSAVKAVPDFLPFEPGSRFGGINPTLINVGGTSFPSQWTPDTTKAPYDKNFNLTVGNTFKLTESGQRLGVIFGTTHSVDYRFRRQKDVRYIPANPVSLSAKDLTTVSPLQTQDADIYVEDRLFGNNLNFAYEPMSGQQFFLKNFYSVSSEKSVRESVGTNNIDNFQFFSQTNDFISRQLFNSSFGGKHAINLGSLSRPHTLDWQVNYGEAKRDEPNLTQQVWRRPQTSSVTTVPTRLGNNPDGSRFYSTSNDTVRSFSVAYEIPFDQWNGLKSSFKFGGSALDRFKSFTFREFGSKSNVGASTTDLYPVPGEIVYNPIEFLRTNSTGLANRTFSERQVEPNAYDAYQKLHSYFSQFDVPLFPKFRFIGGARYEDSYQKVKTFVLKEQFDVRRPGYGCDTGSEGERILLVKNNICSADNNGVGEIRTKDVLPSVNFVYEFLQDQNLRFGYTQTLTRPDFREMSPFAFTPYFGGDRIRGNPNLQRTYIHNFDFRYEYFMGGANYIGAGVFHKDLSNPIELIGQPVAGQISPFFTYANASRATIRGVELDFRREFFDKFRFETNVFFIKSLVNVISWEQYTISKAGLLDPIDRSFSYDPTNIRRPLQGQSDFVANLKFDVYLNKLKTTTIGLYYNYFGDRIFVVGANGTPDAYERGVGLTDIVFSHKIDDKLDFKFAAKNVTDQRFKIYVKDELLNEEKLFRSYREGVSFSMSMGYKF
- a CDS encoding ankyrin repeat domain-containing protein, whose protein sequence is MKKKTNASSSLLKFAILWNLKFVLSCLLVPNLSFLSAESDIVLDINQIAEKTERISLKLPSDHSYLTTTSTSYTNAMSDGTPAPKIVHNGTEEYYLVYNDGNSNGRIVSLNSKFKILKELVSLKNFRIEDTIADSNGLTLLVSAFDVEKKGNFETKNFHSAYINQYTTTGKLNFSIKIVGTKEYKKVGDQGIDTVFGTLTLEKTADNYYATYFSTYRKWDDGVTHQSEYLALFDSSGNRVMKSDNQSPEGFTWNVSHSFRPRFINDGKQLVMVTVGDAYPRGLVVDSFPNKNREIPIVVPKAGPNETYQYVPISTGDLYSKDGTTWITFDSNLDRSSYDIGLMIKKDEVLSKPIYLTNTTKQRERIPRIVPYGKDHLFLMWMTDDGNDKDKWFPKIEKMKLEVCLIKKDGNLVSKPQNFGSPNLFFRAAARFFQLPDGRFGWVNDLTGFADQLEIVLVSPYKQELNVASPNVDIESPVANIKLDPKLNQPMIAAIYNGNEAEAISLLSQGADPNALYEGWSALLYAAYFGRTDSVKALLSYHANTDFTVDGWNALRLSEVRGHSQIVALLQPLTKALSRSMTKTPNPKNPFNINIQGRNLRSEIEPPGFNHNLNQLGKPIN
- a CDS encoding prohibitin family protein → MKRRSIFPTSFQFLPILGVGLFFVSCLSIITPGEVGLMWRPYSTGLSQKPLESRVQTYMPWNSVYVYSIQWTSHQEKVEVLTRDDLTITVSAAIIIRPIQNEIYDLEMEIGRDYYDKVVKPQFRTAIRNILSAYNMVSISKETPNVSSQIKKSLAEKLKDKHVEIDDVIIDDVEYSPSILKAIESKLTKQQEQEQMKFEINIAKRDAEIQQITADGRAKAVLIEAEAQAKAQKMISESLTPKYIQLKAMENPNNKMIFVPNGKDGLPIIVNPEGK
- a CDS encoding ankyrin repeat domain-containing protein, translated to MLQVLSSRFLIQIHSFVIFLLLVGFSFSCTEDETVIKAPMSREHRLFLAVEKGNLELVKELLSEGVSINAKDSLGNSPLIKAADEEELVIAKFLIQRGANVNLRNLTGETAIYRAVYRGNLDLVKLLVGAGAETKVKTVGGISLAELAEERGEEGILKYLSSLK